A section of the Agromyces aurantiacus genome encodes:
- a CDS encoding ATP-binding cassette domain-containing protein: MNADRTVNETSAEVAANEDGREPILRARRLVKTFGRVVGLDGVSLELYPGEVLAVIGDNGAGKSTLIKCLTGAEIPDEGQIWLDGREVHFKRPQDARAAGIETVYQNLAVSPALDVASNLYLGREIRKKGVLGSVFRLVDQKGMRESAKRELTSLGISTLQDVTVAVENLSGGQRQAVAVARAAAFGSKVVVLDEPTAALGVRESNQVLELIMSLRDRGIPVILISHNMPHVFEVADRIHVQRLGKRAATITPQSHTMTDAVAIMTGASKG; encoded by the coding sequence ATGAACGCCGATCGGACCGTGAACGAGACATCCGCAGAGGTTGCGGCGAACGAGGACGGCCGCGAGCCGATCCTCCGCGCACGCCGACTGGTCAAGACGTTCGGTCGGGTGGTGGGTCTCGACGGGGTGAGCCTCGAGCTCTACCCGGGCGAGGTGCTCGCCGTGATCGGCGACAACGGCGCCGGCAAGTCGACCCTCATCAAGTGCCTGACCGGCGCGGAGATCCCCGACGAGGGCCAGATCTGGCTGGATGGCCGCGAGGTGCACTTCAAGCGCCCGCAGGACGCGCGCGCCGCCGGCATCGAGACCGTCTACCAGAACCTCGCGGTCTCGCCGGCCCTCGACGTGGCATCGAATCTCTACCTCGGTCGCGAGATCCGCAAGAAGGGCGTGCTCGGCTCGGTCTTCCGCCTCGTCGACCAGAAGGGCATGCGGGAGAGCGCGAAGCGCGAACTCACCTCGCTCGGGATCTCGACCTTGCAGGATGTCACGGTCGCCGTCGAGAACCTGTCGGGCGGCCAGCGGCAGGCCGTCGCCGTCGCCCGCGCGGCGGCGTTCGGCTCGAAGGTCGTCGTGCTCGACGAGCCCACCGCGGCGCTCGGCGTGCGCGAGTCGAACCAGGTGCTCGAGCTCATCATGAGCCTGCGCGACCGTGGCATCCCGGTCATCCTCATCTCGCACAACATGCCGCACGTGTTCGAGGTGGCCGACCGCATCCACGTGCAGCGCCTCGGCAAGCGTGCGGCGACGATCACGCCGCAGTCGCACACCATGACCGATGCGGTGGCGATCATGACGGGAGCGAGCAAGGGATGA
- a CDS encoding putative quinol monooxygenase codes for MRDATEGGTVELVAEFTALPGHEDEVEALLADLAVAVRAEPGCLVFDSYAVTAPPPVAEEAAAPAPDGRRFVVVESYRDTEAFEAHLGQPHGAVFNAALGPLIAEPTGSVLRFLRPVR; via the coding sequence ATGAGGGACGCCACGGAGGGCGGGACGGTCGAGCTCGTCGCCGAGTTCACGGCGCTGCCCGGTCACGAGGACGAGGTCGAGGCGCTGCTCGCGGACCTGGCGGTCGCAGTTCGAGCCGAGCCAGGATGCCTCGTGTTCGACTCCTACGCCGTGACCGCCCCACCGCCGGTGGCGGAGGAGGCGGCCGCACCCGCCCCCGACGGGCGACGCTTCGTCGTCGTCGAGTCGTACCGCGACACCGAGGCGTTCGAAGCGCACCTCGGGCAACCTCACGGCGCGGTGTTCAACGCGGCGCTCGGGCCGCTGATCGCGGAGCCGACCGGATCGGTCCTGCGATTCCTGCGGCCGGTGCGATAG